The stretch of DNA CGCCCGGTCACCCAATCAGATTGGCCTGTTTAAAGTCGTTTCAAATAACCAGAACCTTCCCACAAGGTTTTCAGGTTGTCCGTCGGACGCCGGCTCTCTGGCCTTGGGTTGTCGCTGAAGATTCAGCGATCGGGCGTGAGAACCCGGCAGTTCATAGTCATTCAGTGCCATACCCGCATAATTGCCGCCAGCCAGTACGCTGTATGCAATTACGTTATGGCGGCTCTGTGCGGGCAGACTTTTGTCTGGCCGGGTGCCTATGACCGGTTTCTCACCCCGCACACAGCTGCCACCTCTTCGTCGTGTGAGAAACGGCTTGAGGTGGCCCAACGTCATAGGTGAAATGCATGTCCAAGCCAGTCCCAGATCCACCGCTCGAACCCACAACCCCACTCACCGAAGCCCTCCATGCCGAAGACCTCGCGAAAAACCGCGAAGCCATAAAACGCGCCCTCGATTTCTACCTCAGCCCCGAAGCCGCAAAACCGCGCCCACCCAGTTCTATGTTCCTCGTCCACCCGGGCATCGACACCGAAAGCCTGTTGGCCCACGCCTGTGAGTCGCTGGCCTCGGCCAACACCATGGCCAGTGATTTCGCCGATCAGCTCAGTCGCCCGCAGCGCAATACGGCGCTGGCGATTCAGCAGATCATCATGCTGGCCGAGCTGGCGGTGAACCGGGCGCTGGATCGGGTTGATCCGCAGGCTTGAGAACGCGTCATCGTTTTTCGCGAGCAGGCTCACTCCCGCAGAAAATCGCATTCCAAATGTGGGAGCGAGCCTGCTCGCGAAGGCGTCGGATCTTTCACCACAAATTCCAGGCACAAAAAAACCGGCGATCATTCACTGATCGCCGGTTTTTCATTCAGCCCGCATCAAATCACTGCATCAACACTTCGATCGAGCCATCGGCGGTCAGGCTGACCTGGCTGGTGCCGGCTTCGACTTCAGGCGTCACCGGTGCTGAATCCATGCCGGCGGCTTTCATCATCATCATCGGGGCGCGCATGTACGGTTGTGGGTAGCCGTTGCTGTTGAGGTTCAGGTTGACGATTTTGTAGCCCTTGCCGCCCAGGGCATCGGTGGCCAGTTGGGCGCGGGCCTTGAAGGCGCTGACGGCTTCCTTGAGCAGTTTGTCTTCGCTGGCCTTGCGGGTCGGCTCGGCGATGGCGAAGTCCATGCCGCCCATTTTCAGGTCGGTCAGCAGTTCGCCGGTGAGTTTGGACAGGGCGGCGAAGTCGGCGCTTTCCAGGCGCAGTTCGGCGCGTTCACGCCAACCGGTGATCTTCTGGCCTTTAGTGTCGTAGATCGGGTAGCTGTTGCGGCTGCCCTGGCGCAGGGTGATGTCCTTGACTTGCTTGGCCTGGGCCAGCGCCTTGTTCATGGTGGTGCTGACGTCGGCGGCGAGTTTGGCCGGGTCGGTGTTTTGCTCTTCGGTGTAGAGCGTCACGATCATCAGGTCGCGGGCGACTTCCTGGCTGACTTCGGCGCGCAGGGAAATCTGGTTGTAGTGCAGCTCATCGGCGGCCAGGGCCGGAAGGCTGGCGACACTGCCGACGGTCAGGGCGAGAAGGGCGGCGCTGCGGCGAAAGGTGTGCATGAAGGCTCCTTGAATAATGCGCAGGTGTTGGTTCGTCCCTGCGTGAAACCAT from Pseudomonas sp. P8_229 encodes:
- a CDS encoding DUF6124 family protein, whose protein sequence is MSKPVPDPPLEPTTPLTEALHAEDLAKNREAIKRALDFYLSPEAAKPRPPSSMFLVHPGIDTESLLAHACESLASANTMASDFADQLSRPQRNTALAIQQIIMLAELAVNRALDRVDPQA
- a CDS encoding SIMPL domain-containing protein (The SIMPL domain is named for its presence in mouse protein SIMPL (signalling molecule that associates with mouse pelle-like kinase). Bacterial member BP26, from Brucella, was shown to assemble into a channel-like structure, while YggE from E. coli has been associated with resistance to oxidative stress.), translating into MHTFRRSAALLALTVGSVASLPALAADELHYNQISLRAEVSQEVARDLMIVTLYTEEQNTDPAKLAADVSTTMNKALAQAKQVKDITLRQGSRNSYPIYDTKGQKITGWRERAELRLESADFAALSKLTGELLTDLKMGGMDFAIAEPTRKASEDKLLKEAVSAFKARAQLATDALGGKGYKIVNLNLNSNGYPQPYMRAPMMMMKAAGMDSAPVTPEVEAGTSQVSLTADGSIEVLMQ